Proteins encoded within one genomic window of Episyrphus balteatus chromosome 1, idEpiBalt1.1, whole genome shotgun sequence:
- the LOC129907300 gene encoding signal-induced proliferation-associated 1-like protein 2, with the protein MSTYNSINSTKSSKFKNRGIYSTPQNNFTESQYKGMDPPLKKEVLCAHSNQSDSFATSSRDTSKKFQVHKNDSFFDMLQDYQPAVLGVIGTNQRSPGPAEFMQDKDMQYYKHTSNEGYISQPTDCNPSNIKSSRDLKVKNKIHRFLAQPKPKTDDSSLLGSLLSNKTCSMDEDVAKQSTNSVSLVKRTFLSTEEFQEQDRRRTFGHYDCQSIAANLNYVKTNRKISTSAIDSSGAITKPLDSIISEFKNLIPNFNHDNELLESCPLFCNEIGTENELIFRCKKSSTNYQDGFISQPPLKSITPCRVSILEPLPNETLWKVDVCPYLNDACPIESVDHGAHYYRNYFLNQRHENWFGIDENLGPLAISIKKEKINDNGTRRNQTRPNYLFRVIIRNSELLTLRGLIIEDFIINSRVSEKSLTSKELLEYIAPDIQLSCLRLGLSTSNAEQELLKLDEQGLQSKYKVGILYCRSGQSSEEDMYNNEHAGPAFTEFLDIIGKRVRLKGFQHYKAGLDNKSDSTGTHSVYGVYKNCEIMFHVCTLLPFTPNNRQQLLRKRHIGNDIVTIIFQEPGALSFDPNNIRSQFQHVFLIVRAINPCSSNTTYRVAVTRSKEVPYFGPPLSASALFPRNKFFAEFILAKTINAENAAHRSDIFANLATRTRREYLKDLCINYSSNTSIDPGNKFSIFANRKKDKKKNRFSTDLYQRGAICWRILLQNHGSDITTECYMAISIETFIIMEESSKSVIFAMPTRSILGWSTCGYSFKLFYHNGECITFQMSYFGSMDEQLQVVERLEGVTLGNGALNLNMKRNMMGQLGFHVQPDGIVTRVDATGQAWAAGMRRGYRLVEVCKIIVGTLSYAELIDLLKTSVQINAIVIKSVSDGTPRLGCFSKSCKINLMTQKLHYYTNRYHMKNVMSKEVGQHSALNFKSSGTYEQRSLPHKSKNCSNYNGSSYFLSMSLDNGYKKVLQQPDSNSHLFLQNDKWYDSFEYHEKGKLTTYLYNNQCSLKLFEENGEPSDLAIQSRAESSLPHSGKSEVQTWVQNGTSSLLERDIRKFHYRNSEYEVIEFKTPKISQNGSYLEKDITASNSIPSQTNKAVAFDSRSKNKHPIYELNSILSTPNINTTKDDIVLNDLIPFMNSMQVRKKNYSKNNQFRPELYETKNPNCGSYIDDLKKGTVPVFERDIEINGLDANVSSQIRDKLKNTENHQSFESCSDKILNKNKYIQSATGSSTRHSQSTDEDLNKMSTAPPLLPYSKPLDWTTLVDTATKAIILHQRDDNS; encoded by the exons ATGAGTACTTACAACTCAATAAACTCAACAAAAAGCTCAAAATTTAAGAACCGTGGAATATATTCAACACCACAAAACAATTTTACCGAATCTCAATATAAAGGTATGGATCCTCCACTAAAAAAAGAAGTACTCTGCGCACATTCAAATCAATCTGATTCGTTTGCTACATCGAGCAGAGACACATCAAAGAAGTTTCAAGTTCACAAAAATGACAGTTTTTTTGATATGCTACAAGACTATCAGCCAGCAGTTCTTGGAGTTATAGGAACTAATCAACGATCTCCAGGACCTGCCGAATTCATGCAGGATAAAGATATGCAGTACTATAAACATACTTCTAATGAAGGTTATATAAGCCAACCGACTGATTGCAATCcttcaaatataaaatcaagTCGTGAtctaaaagtaaaaaacaaaattcatcgCTTTTTAGCTCAACCGAAACCTAAAACTGATGATAGTAGTCTATTGGGCTCATTATTATCAAACAAAACATGTTCAATGGACGAAGACGTAGCAAAACAATCAACTAATTCTGTCTCATTAGTAAAAAGAACGTTTTTGTCCACTGAAGAATTTCAAGAGCAGGACCGACGGAGAACATTTGGCCATTATGATTGTCAAAGTATAGCAGCAAATTTAAATTATGTTAAAACTAATAGAAAGATCTCAACTAGCGCAATCGATAGTTCAGGGGCCATAACCAAACCTCTCGATTCTATCATATCTGAATTCAAAAACTTAATTCCGAACTTTAATCACGATAATGAGCTATTAGAAAGCTGTCCgcttttttgtaatgaaatagGCACAGAAAATGAATTAATCTTTAGGTGTAAAAAATCAAGTACCAATTACCAAGATGGCTTTATTTCACAACCACCTCTTAAATCAATAACTCCCTGCAGAGTTTCCATACTAGAACCTCTACCAAATGAAACACTGTGGAAAGTTGACGTTTGTCCGTATCTAAATGACGCTTGTCCTATTGAATCTGTTGACCATGGTGCTCATTACTACAGAAATTATTTTCTCAATCAAAGACATGAAAATTGGTTTGGGATTGATGAGAATTTAGGCCCATTAGCCATTTccataaagaaagaaaaaatcaatgacAACGGCACTCGTCGAAACCAAACACGTCCCAACTATCTATTTCGAGTGATTATTAGAAACTCGGAACTTTTAACTCTTCGCGGATTGATCATAGaagattttattataaattctcGTGTGTCTGAAAAATCTTTAACGTCCAAAGAGCTTTTAGAATATATTGCTCCTGATATTCAATTAAGTTGTCTGCGTTTAGGTTTAAGTACTTCGAATGCTGAGCAAGAATTACTTAAACTAGATGAACAAGGTCTACAAAGTAAATATAAAGTCGGGATATTGTATTGCCGTAGTGGTCAGTCGTCTGAGGAAGATATGTATAATAATGAACATGCCGGTCCAGCATTTACCGAATTCTTAGATATAATTGGAAAACGTGTGAGACTGAAAGGCTTTCAACATTATAAGGCTGGTCTTGACAATAAATCGGACTCAACTGGCACACATTCTGTTTATGGAGTTTATAAAAACTGCGAAATTATGTTTCATGTATGCACACTCCTGCCTTTTACGCCAAATAACCGGCAGCAGCTATTACGAAAGCGGCACATTGGCAATGATATTGTAACGATAATATTTCAGGAGCCAGGTGCTTTGTCGTTTGACCCTAACAACATCCGTAGTCAGTTCCAGCATGTGTTTCTGATTGTGAGAGCAATTAATCCGTGTTCAAGCAATACAACTTATCGTGTTGCGGTTACGCGCTCCAAGGAAGTGCCATATTTTGGCCCACCTCTGTCAG CGTCAGCCCTATTTccaagaaacaaattttttgctgAATTTATTTTAGCTAAAACAATCAACGCTGAAAATGCTGCACATCGTTCTGACATATTTGCTAATTTAGCTACCAGAACGAGGCGAGAATATTTGAAAGACTTATGTATAAATTACAGTTCTAACACCTCTATAGACCctggaaataaattttcaatttttgctaatagaaaaaaagacaaaaaaaaaaatcgtttttccaCCGATTTATACCAGCGTGGAGCAATCTGCTGGCGCATATTGCTGCAGAATCATGGTTCAGATATTACAACTGAATGTTACATGGCTATTTCAATTGAGACATTTATTATAATGGAAGAATCATCAAAAAGCGTAATTTTTGCAATGCCTACACGATCTATTCTTGGCTGGTCCACTTGCGGTTACTCTTTCAAATTGTTTTACCACAATGGTGAATGTATTACTTTCCAAATGTCTTATTTCGGTTCAATGGATGAACAGCTTCAAGTTGTAGAGAGATTAGAAGGCGTAACATTGGGAAACGgagctttaaatttaaatatgaagaGAAATATGATGGGACAGTTGGGCTTCCACGTACAGCCAGATGGTATAGTGACAAGAGTTGATGCAACCGGACAGGCCTGGGCTGCTGGCATGCGACGAGGTTACCGTCTTGTAGAGGTGTGTAAAATAATTGTGGGAACGCTTTCTTATGCTGAATTAATCGACCTGTTAAAGACGTCAGTTCAAATAAATGCAATCGTTATAAAATCAGTATCCGATGGAACTCCACGTCTAGGATGCTTTAGTAAaagttgtaaaataaatttaatgacTCAAAAATTACATTATTACACAAATAGATACCATATGAAAAATGTAATGTCTAAAGAAGTAGGCCAACATTCCGCTTTGAACTTCAAAAGCAGTGGGACATATGAGCAACGTTCTCTAccacataaatcaaaaaattgttcaaattataaCGGAAGCAGCTATTTTTTATCCATGTCCCTAGATAACGGATATAAAAAAGTCTTGCAGCAGCCTGATTCGAATTcgcatttatttttacaaaatgataAATGGTACGATAGTTTTGAATATCACGAGAAAGGTAAATTAACTACGTATCTATACAACAATCAGTGTTCGTTGAAGTTATTCGAAGAAAATGGAGAACCATCTGATTTGGCCATTCAATCTAGAGCCGAATCATCTTTGCCCCACAGTGGTAAGTCAGAAGTACAAACATGGGTGCAAAACGGTACATCAAGCTTACTAGAAAGAGATATTCGGAAATTTCATTATAGAAATTCTGAATATGAAGTGATTGAATTCAAAACTCCTAAAATATCTCAAAATGGTAGTTACCTTGAGAAGGACATCACTGCAAGTAACTCAATACCTTCTCAGACCAATAAAGCAGTTGCATTTGATTCAAGATCCAAAAATAAGCATCCTATTTATGAATTAAATTCTATCCTTTCTACGCCTAACATCAATACAACTAAAGATGATATTGTGTTAAATGATTTAATTCCGTTCATGAATAGTATGCAggtgaggaaaaaaaattattccaaaaacaACCAATTTCGACCCGAgttatatgaaacaaaaaacccTAACTGTGGTTCTTATATCgacgatttaaaaaaaggtacagttcCGGTGTTTGAAAGAGATATCGAAATAAATGGACTGGATGCTAATGTATCATCACAAATCAGAGATAAACTAAAAAAC actGAAAATCATCAAAGTTTTGAATCTTGTAGTGATaagattttaaacaaaaataaatacattcaaAGTGCTACTGGCAGTTCAACAAGGCACAGTCAAAGTACTGATGAAGATCTAAACAAAATGTCAACTGCACCCCCTCTACTGCCGTATTCAAAGCCATTGGACTGGACCACACTAGTTGACACAGCTACCAAAGCAATTATACTACATCAAAGAGATGACAACAGCT GA